Part of the Thermodesulfovibrio thiophilus DSM 17215 genome, ATTCCTTTTTCATTCATCTGAATCGCATTTAAAAGTACGTGAATAAAACACATAGATTCACCACGAAATGCAAATAAAGCAATTTTATTCATAATAATCCTCCTTTGTTCAAGATCATGTACTATAGTTTTTTATTATTATCTGAGTCAATTATTTAAAAATCTCATTAGCAAAATTAGTTCTTTACAAATGAGAATGATTTTCATTATTATAAAATTAGAATAACCAGCAGGAGGTGATAAATATGCCAGGAGGAGACAAGACAGGTCCGTTAGGACAAGGTCCAATGAGTGGTAGAGGTTTAGGTAGATGTGCGGGATTTGAAGTCTCAGGATATATGAATCCCTCAGGTGGCAGAGGAGTTAGAAGAATGAGAGGATGGAGATGCTTTGGTGGGTTTGGAGGATGGGGAGGAAGGTTTAGATCGAGATGGTTCTCAAGGATGCGCTTTTTCAGAGGAGGTTCTACTGAAGAA contains:
- a CDS encoding DUF5320 domain-containing protein; this translates as MPGGDKTGPLGQGPMSGRGLGRCAGFEVSGYMNPSGGRGVRRMRGWRCFGGFGGWGGRFRSRWFSRMRFFRGGSTEETEALQQEAEILRRELDAVETQLKELEKKKAE